From a region of the Sminthopsis crassicaudata isolate SCR6 chromosome 6, ASM4859323v1, whole genome shotgun sequence genome:
- the LOC141547509 gene encoding olfactory receptor 10AG1-like, giving the protein MAEENLTYVKEFILLGFSDLPNLQGFLFGIFFVIYLSILIGNGLLIVITKTDPALHTPMYFFLGNFSFLEICYTSVTLPRMLADLWTQKRTISLLACAVQTCFLYIFGVAECLLLTVMAYDRYVAITKPLYYTLIMNHKVCVQLVVISWLTGVPVLIAQTYRIFSLNFCGPNKINHIFCDAPPLFPLACTDTYKIEVSVHVVALLFVTIPFVLILASYIKIITTIMKLPSTSGRSKAFSTCSSHLMVVCFFYGSGSIVYLQPKSSQSSTSSKIFALFYTTVTPMFNPLIYSLRNKDVIAALRKLLPKNFRSKSKNAQRNKQLDVINFICEW; this is encoded by the exons ATGGCAGAGGAAAATCTCACATATGTGAAGGAATTCATTCTTCTGGGATTTTCTGATCTTCCCAATCTCCAGGGTTTTCTATTTGGGATATTTTTTGTCATCTACTTAAGTATACTGATAGGAAATGGCCTCCTCATTGTTATAACCAAGACTGATCCAGCTCTCCATACCCctatgtattttttcttagggaacttTTCCTTTTTGGAAATCTGTTACACATCAGTCACTCTCCCCAGAATGTTGGCAGATCTCTGGACCCAGAAGAGAACTATTTCATTACTGGCTTGTGCTGTACAaacttgttttctttatatttttggagTGGCAGAGTGCCTTCTCCTGACTGTGATGGCTTATGACCGTTATGTGGCAATCACTAAGCCTCTCTATTATACTCTCATTATGAATCACAAAGTTTGTGTCCAACTGGTTGTAATTTCCTGGCTGACTGGGGTCCCAGTCCTGATTGCTCAGACATATCGGATATTCTCTCTAAACTTCTGTGGCCCTAATAAAATCAATCACATTTTCTGTGATGCCCCACCCTTATTCCCATTGGCGTGTACAGACACATATAAGATAGAAGTCTCTGTTCATGTTGTGGCTCTACTCTTTGTTACAATTCCCTTTGTTTTGATACTTGCCTCCTATATCAAAATCATAACTACAATAATGAAATTGCCCTCCACTTCAGGGAGATCCAAAGCCTTCTCCACTTGTTCCTCTCACCTAATGGTTGTATGCTTTTTTTATGGGTCTGGGAGTATTGTGTATTTGCAGCCAAAATCAAGTCAATCATCAACATCCAGCAAAATATTTGCTCTTTTCTATACCACTGTGACCCCAATGTTTAACCCCCTTATTTACAGTCTGAGAAATAAGGATGTCATTGCTGCATTGAGAAAACTACTTCCTAA gaattttaggAGCAAGAGCAAAAACGCCCAG AGAAATAAGCAGCTGGATGTGATTAATTTCATCTGTGAATGGTAA